The following proteins come from a genomic window of Dreissena polymorpha isolate Duluth1 chromosome 1, UMN_Dpol_1.0, whole genome shotgun sequence:
- the LOC127864682 gene encoding uncharacterized protein LOC127864682: MFNVNIVDSPPVFTALPATGSNIFDGLKQATETLHTFSVTDSDDTVTCSARAPENALSEEVAGVAPRFTVNVRMGVTLRAENGPYVINVDCSDGDNDVTATFTQPVMDTEILQLG; this comes from the exons ATGTTTAACGTCAACATCGTCGACTCA CCACCGGTTTTCACTGCACTGCCTGCTACCGGATCTAACATTTTCGACGGTCTCAAACAGGCCACCGAAACCCTTCACACATTCAGCGTCACCGATAGCGACGACACCGTTACGTGCTCTGCAAGAGCGCCGGAAAACGCCCTTTCTGAAGAGGTCGCCGGCGTGGCACCAA GATTTACAGTTAACGTAAGGATGGGGGTTACGCTAAGAGCAGAGAACGGACCTTACGTCATCAACGTCGACTGCTCAGATGGCGACAATGACGTCACTGCGACGTTCACACAACCAGTGATGGATACG GAAATCCTCCAGTTAGGATAA